A single genomic interval of Musa acuminata AAA Group cultivar baxijiao chromosome BXJ3-4, Cavendish_Baxijiao_AAA, whole genome shotgun sequence harbors:
- the LOC103971786 gene encoding jacalin-related lectin 19 isoform X3 has translation MWQTQKVFGSSKTVKVGPWGGHGGSGWDDGIYTGIREITLVYDRCIDSIRIEYDKNGKPFLAEKHGGNGGSMTAKIKLEYPEEYLMTVSGHYCPVVYGGSPVIRSLAFKSNKRTFGPFGVEEGTQFTVPMDGGMVVGFTGGCGWYLDAIGWCLSPIRSVKLCNTVHQKLQKIGTMASKTLGNKHGKHATAKSSKTYA, from the exons ATGTGGCAAACGCAGAAGGTGTTTGGATCAAGCAAGACTGTGAAGGTCGGCCCCTGGGGAGGCCATGGTGGAAGCGGCTGGGATGACGGAATCTACACCGGCATCAGAGAGATAACTCTCGTATACGATCGATGCATCGACTCGATTCGGATCGAGTATGACAAGAATGGGAAGCCTTTTCTGGCAGAAAAGCATGGAGGAAATGGTGGCAGCATGACAGCAAAA ATTAAATTGGAGTATCCAGAAGAATACCTGATGACCGTAAGTGGGCACTACTGCCCTGTAGTGTATGGTGGTTCTCCTGTCATCAGGTCGCTTGCATTCAAGAGCAACAAGAGGACTTTTGGGCCTTTTGGTGTGGAGGAAGGAACCCAGTTCACAGTGCCCATGGATGGAGGAATGGTAGTGGGTTTCACCGGAGGATGTGGGTGGTACCTCGATGCAATCGGCTGGTGCCTCTCACCGATCCGTAGTGTGAAGCTCTGCAACACGGTGCATCAGAAACTCCAGAAGATAGGGACTATGGCATCCAAAACTTTGGGCAATAAACATGGGAAACATGCCACTGCCAAATCCTCGAAGACGTATGCATga
- the LOC103971786 gene encoding ELF3-like protein 2 isoform X2: protein MKGAEEEEVMGPLFPRLHVNDAEKGGPRAPPRNKMSLYEQLSIPSQRLNLASSTLSLPPHSSSDLSPSFSPSKGCDHQRIMLSPLYISPQVSFHSGILASSKRDTHMTDPGKSTTLNSQQLQKIPSARINSSVQFPKSNKTPSQQTVIACIKSKNSNRIHSGKFPKETSTIEEPKETSTIGEPKEAKEKFSSHTTGERSNSLKDSLARDDTIGLHLTEKSMNGDTVLCHGKGDQSGTQRLNDIAVINDGEAMKTRSQLCSKALPGKGHRATDISGNCHKEDSAKKNGLLEFRDLERKDDASEPLMVDTVSGLVISPDDIVGVIGSKHFWKARRAIINQQRDFAIQVFELHRVIKVQKLISASPHVLLEGNPYLSKCSVKPPNKTLPQCNTNPQPEEFRPKDGLQNPKQNKEQPADNIAGVSALPACEDGSKGGPHGQVPKAGSNSGIPSPVPMAPDDKSRPLCFPPLGNQWLVPVMSPSEGLVYKPYTGPCPPTGGFMAPLYGRGTPLGASQVAGDFINSAFGFSASHRPPNVGILPGPSAIAPLYYPTPYGLQAWNPIISTSAVKQVSNLAGSQPSGQTGQHSRRSCNMSPIPRKEAFPGHAGKFQVSKKSEFQGSTVNIPSEKAQLEERDQFLLFPTAPGASSLNCPLQSNGTDSQTRVIKVVPHNSRSATESAARIFQSIQEGRQQHDS, encoded by the exons ATGAAaggggcagaggaggaggaggtcatgGGGCCTCTGTTTCCGAGGCTCCATGTGAATGATGCAGAGAAAGGGGGGCCGAGGGCGCCGCCGAGAAACAAGATGTCGTTGTATGAGCAGCTTAGTATCCCGTCTCAGAGGCTCAACTTGGCATCCTCCACCCTATCACTGCCTCCTCACAGCTCCAGCGACTTATCCCCTTCCTTTTCGCCAAGCAAG GGATGTGACCATCAAAGGATTATGCTTTCTCCATTGTACATTTCTCCTCAAGTGTCTTTTCATTC GGGAATTCTTGCATCCTCGAAAAGAGATACACACATGACTGATCCAGGTAAGTCAACTACCTTAAATTCCCAGCAACTACAGAAGATTCCTTCTGCTAGGATCAATTCTTCGGTTCAGTTCCCAAAGTCAAACAAGACGCCCTCACAACAAACCGTTATTGCTTGCATTAAATCAAAAAATTCTAATAGAATTCATAGTGGAAAATTTCCTAAAGAAACTTCAACAATTGAAGAACCCAAAGAAACTTCAACAATCGGAGAACCCAAAGAAGCCAAAGAAAAGTTTTCATCCCATACAACTGGTGAGAGATCAAACAGTTTGAAAGATTCTTTAGCTAGAGATGATacaatcggtttgcatttaactGAGAAATCAATGAATGGCGATACAGTATTGTGTCATGGAAAAGGTGATCAGAGTGGAACTCAACGCTTGAATGATATTGCTGTTATTAATGATGGTGAGGCTATGAAGACCAGAAGTCAATTATGCTCTAAAGCTTTACCCGGAAAAGGTCATAGAGCTACAGATATTTCTGGGAATTGCCACAAAGAGGACAGTGCAAAGAAAAATGGGTTATTGGAATTTAGAGATTTAGAAAGAAAAGATGATGCATCTGAGCCCTTAATGGTGGACACAGTGTCCGGTTTGGTGATATCCCCAGATGATATTGTTGGAGTGATTGGTTCAAAGCATTTTTGGAAAGCCCGAAGAGCTATTATCAA TCAGCAAAGGGATTTTGCAATACAAGTATTTGAGCTTCATAGGGTAATAAAG GTTCAGAAGTTGATATCTGCATCACCACATGTGCTTCTTGAAGGCAATCCTTATTTAAGCAAATGTTCAGTAAAACCACCCAATAAGACCCTGCCTCAATGTAATACAAATCCTCAGCCTGAGGAATTTAGACCAAAAGATGGTCTTCAGAACCCAAAACAGAACAAGGAGCAGCCAGCTGATAACATTGCTGGAGTTTCAGCTCTCCCCGCATGTGAGGATGGGTCTAAAGGAGGTCCACATGGTCAAGTTCCAAAAGCAGGGTCCAACTCTGGTATTCCATCACCGGTGCCAATGGCTCCAGATGACAAGTCAAGACCGTTGTGTTTTCCTCCCCTGGGAAACCAATGGTTAGTTCCTGTAATGTCGCCTTCGGAAGGTCTTGTTTACAAACCCTATACGGGACCTTGCCCACCAACTGGTGGCTTCATGGCTCCTCTTTATGGAAGAGGCACACCTCTTGGTGCATCTCAAGTGGCAGGAGACTTCATCAACTCCGCATTTGGTTTTTCGGCGTCTCATCGGCCACCAAACGTGGGTATTTTACCAGGTCCTTCGGCAATTGCACCCCTGTATTATCCCACACCTTATGGCCTTCAAGCTTGGAACCCAATCATATCTACCTCTGCAGTCAAACAGGTCAGCAATTTAGCTGGTTCACAGCCCAGTGGACAAACCGGTCAGCATTCCAGGCGCTCATGTAACATGTCCCCCATTCCTAGGAAGGAAGCATTTCCTGGCCATGCTGGGAAGTTTCAGGTGTCAAAGAAGAGTGAGTTTCAAGGAAGCACAGTGAACATCCCCTCTGAGAAGGCACAACTAGAAGAAAGAGATCAATTTCTTCTATTTCCTACAGCTCCTGGAGCGAGCAGTCTTAATTGCCCATTACAATCCAATGGTACAGATAGCCAGACTCGTGTGATTAAGGTTGTGCCTCATAATTCTAGGTCTGCTACGGAGTCAGCTGCAAGGATTTTCCAGTCAATACAAGAAGGGAGGCAACAACATGACTCATGA
- the LOC103971786 gene encoding jacalin-related lectin 19 isoform X4, which yields MKVFGSSKTVKVGPWGGHGGSGWDDGIYTGIREITLVYDRCIDSIRIEYDKNGKPFLAEKHGGNGGSMTAKIKLEYPEEYLMTVSGHYCPVVYGGSPVIRSLAFKSNKRTFGPFGVEEGTQFTVPMDGGMVVGFTGGCGWYLDAIGWCLSPIRSVKLCNTVHQKLQKIGTMASKTLGNKHGKHATAKSSKTYA from the exons ATG AAGGTGTTTGGATCAAGCAAGACTGTGAAGGTCGGCCCCTGGGGAGGCCATGGTGGAAGCGGCTGGGATGACGGAATCTACACCGGCATCAGAGAGATAACTCTCGTATACGATCGATGCATCGACTCGATTCGGATCGAGTATGACAAGAATGGGAAGCCTTTTCTGGCAGAAAAGCATGGAGGAAATGGTGGCAGCATGACAGCAAAA ATTAAATTGGAGTATCCAGAAGAATACCTGATGACCGTAAGTGGGCACTACTGCCCTGTAGTGTATGGTGGTTCTCCTGTCATCAGGTCGCTTGCATTCAAGAGCAACAAGAGGACTTTTGGGCCTTTTGGTGTGGAGGAAGGAACCCAGTTCACAGTGCCCATGGATGGAGGAATGGTAGTGGGTTTCACCGGAGGATGTGGGTGGTACCTCGATGCAATCGGCTGGTGCCTCTCACCGATCCGTAGTGTGAAGCTCTGCAACACGGTGCATCAGAAACTCCAGAAGATAGGGACTATGGCATCCAAAACTTTGGGCAATAAACATGGGAAACATGCCACTGCCAAATCCTCGAAGACGTATGCATga
- the LOC103971786 gene encoding ELF3-like protein 2 isoform X1, with translation MKGAEEEEVMGPLFPRLHVNDAEKGGPRAPPRNKMSLYEQLSIPSQRLNLASSTLSLPPHSSSDLSPSFSPSKGCDHQRIMLSPLYISPQVSFHSAEIVKSRTPDETNDIATRMEFKRKFMKRVSSGNLFGTRSVAECSPLRPHSPSVNISGGKIMVDVDDMDDNIDHSGILASSKRDTHMTDPGKSTTLNSQQLQKIPSARINSSVQFPKSNKTPSQQTVIACIKSKNSNRIHSGKFPKETSTIEEPKETSTIGEPKEAKEKFSSHTTGERSNSLKDSLARDDTIGLHLTEKSMNGDTVLCHGKGDQSGTQRLNDIAVINDGEAMKTRSQLCSKALPGKGHRATDISGNCHKEDSAKKNGLLEFRDLERKDDASEPLMVDTVSGLVISPDDIVGVIGSKHFWKARRAIINQQRDFAIQVFELHRVIKVQKLISASPHVLLEGNPYLSKCSVKPPNKTLPQCNTNPQPEEFRPKDGLQNPKQNKEQPADNIAGVSALPACEDGSKGGPHGQVPKAGSNSGIPSPVPMAPDDKSRPLCFPPLGNQWLVPVMSPSEGLVYKPYTGPCPPTGGFMAPLYGRGTPLGASQVAGDFINSAFGFSASHRPPNVGILPGPSAIAPLYYPTPYGLQAWNPIISTSAVKQVSNLAGSQPSGQTGQHSRRSCNMSPIPRKEAFPGHAGKFQVSKKSEFQGSTVNIPSEKAQLEERDQFLLFPTAPGASSLNCPLQSNGTDSQTRVIKVVPHNSRSATESAARIFQSIQEGRQQHDS, from the exons ATGAAaggggcagaggaggaggaggtcatgGGGCCTCTGTTTCCGAGGCTCCATGTGAATGATGCAGAGAAAGGGGGGCCGAGGGCGCCGCCGAGAAACAAGATGTCGTTGTATGAGCAGCTTAGTATCCCGTCTCAGAGGCTCAACTTGGCATCCTCCACCCTATCACTGCCTCCTCACAGCTCCAGCGACTTATCCCCTTCCTTTTCGCCAAGCAAG GGATGTGACCATCAAAGGATTATGCTTTCTCCATTGTACATTTCTCCTCAAGTGTCTTTTCATTCAGCAGAGATAGTTAAATCTCGTACACCTGACGAAACAAATGATATTGCAACGAGGATGGAATTCAAGAGAAAATTTATGAAGCGAGTAAGTTCTGGAAATTTGTTCGGTACAAGATCAGTTGCTGAATGTAGCCCACTGAGACCACACAGCCCTAGTGTGAACATTTCTGGTGGGAAGATAATGGTTGATGTGGATGACATGGATGATAATATAGATCATTCGGGAATTCTTGCATCCTCGAAAAGAGATACACACATGACTGATCCAGGTAAGTCAACTACCTTAAATTCCCAGCAACTACAGAAGATTCCTTCTGCTAGGATCAATTCTTCGGTTCAGTTCCCAAAGTCAAACAAGACGCCCTCACAACAAACCGTTATTGCTTGCATTAAATCAAAAAATTCTAATAGAATTCATAGTGGAAAATTTCCTAAAGAAACTTCAACAATTGAAGAACCCAAAGAAACTTCAACAATCGGAGAACCCAAAGAAGCCAAAGAAAAGTTTTCATCCCATACAACTGGTGAGAGATCAAACAGTTTGAAAGATTCTTTAGCTAGAGATGATacaatcggtttgcatttaactGAGAAATCAATGAATGGCGATACAGTATTGTGTCATGGAAAAGGTGATCAGAGTGGAACTCAACGCTTGAATGATATTGCTGTTATTAATGATGGTGAGGCTATGAAGACCAGAAGTCAATTATGCTCTAAAGCTTTACCCGGAAAAGGTCATAGAGCTACAGATATTTCTGGGAATTGCCACAAAGAGGACAGTGCAAAGAAAAATGGGTTATTGGAATTTAGAGATTTAGAAAGAAAAGATGATGCATCTGAGCCCTTAATGGTGGACACAGTGTCCGGTTTGGTGATATCCCCAGATGATATTGTTGGAGTGATTGGTTCAAAGCATTTTTGGAAAGCCCGAAGAGCTATTATCAA TCAGCAAAGGGATTTTGCAATACAAGTATTTGAGCTTCATAGGGTAATAAAG GTTCAGAAGTTGATATCTGCATCACCACATGTGCTTCTTGAAGGCAATCCTTATTTAAGCAAATGTTCAGTAAAACCACCCAATAAGACCCTGCCTCAATGTAATACAAATCCTCAGCCTGAGGAATTTAGACCAAAAGATGGTCTTCAGAACCCAAAACAGAACAAGGAGCAGCCAGCTGATAACATTGCTGGAGTTTCAGCTCTCCCCGCATGTGAGGATGGGTCTAAAGGAGGTCCACATGGTCAAGTTCCAAAAGCAGGGTCCAACTCTGGTATTCCATCACCGGTGCCAATGGCTCCAGATGACAAGTCAAGACCGTTGTGTTTTCCTCCCCTGGGAAACCAATGGTTAGTTCCTGTAATGTCGCCTTCGGAAGGTCTTGTTTACAAACCCTATACGGGACCTTGCCCACCAACTGGTGGCTTCATGGCTCCTCTTTATGGAAGAGGCACACCTCTTGGTGCATCTCAAGTGGCAGGAGACTTCATCAACTCCGCATTTGGTTTTTCGGCGTCTCATCGGCCACCAAACGTGGGTATTTTACCAGGTCCTTCGGCAATTGCACCCCTGTATTATCCCACACCTTATGGCCTTCAAGCTTGGAACCCAATCATATCTACCTCTGCAGTCAAACAGGTCAGCAATTTAGCTGGTTCACAGCCCAGTGGACAAACCGGTCAGCATTCCAGGCGCTCATGTAACATGTCCCCCATTCCTAGGAAGGAAGCATTTCCTGGCCATGCTGGGAAGTTTCAGGTGTCAAAGAAGAGTGAGTTTCAAGGAAGCACAGTGAACATCCCCTCTGAGAAGGCACAACTAGAAGAAAGAGATCAATTTCTTCTATTTCCTACAGCTCCTGGAGCGAGCAGTCTTAATTGCCCATTACAATCCAATGGTACAGATAGCCAGACTCGTGTGATTAAGGTTGTGCCTCATAATTCTAGGTCTGCTACGGAGTCAGCTGCAAGGATTTTCCAGTCAATACAAGAAGGGAGGCAACAACATGACTCATGA